A genomic window from Silene latifolia isolate original U9 population chromosome Y, ASM4854445v1, whole genome shotgun sequence includes:
- the LOC141627750 gene encoding protein FAR1-RELATED SEQUENCE 5-like, giving the protein MKLAWKDKVKHRYCTWHILKKLLEKVGPVIYKDTEFLEKINRCVWSEDVEPPEFEERWTTVVESHGLSDNEWIKEKYNIRNMWLPAYFRDLFLGGLMRTTSRSESENHFFSNFNNPNLTLVEFWIRFESTMDAQRWTHSKLVAQSKNFFPQLSTPLALEKHASEIFTPTIFGEFQKEVEAACYSCGVGDKVKDKTYPILYTDIIDQVRNKTYKVGFKKDDISVVCTCKKFERHGMLCRHALCVFKDRGIQKVPSDYLLSRWSKLATCQPIVGPNGQ; this is encoded by the coding sequence atgaaattaGCCTGGAAAGACAAGGTGAAACACAGATATTGCACGTGGCACATACTAAAAAAGTTGCTTGAGAAAGTAGGGCCTGTAATATATAAAGATACTGAGTTCCTGGAGAAGATAAACCGATGTGTTTGGAGCGAAGATGTGGAGCCGCCTGAATTTGAGGAAAGGTGGACAACAGTAGTTGAATCTCATGGGTTGTCGGATAACGAGTGGATTAAGGAGAAGTACAACATTAGAAATATGTGGCTTCCAGCTTACTTTCGTGATCTGTTTTTAGGAGGCTTGATGAGAACGACCTCTAGGTCAGAGTCAGAAAACCACTTTTTCAGCAACTTCAATAATCCTAATTTAACCCTAGTTGAGTTTTGGATAAGATTTGAGAGTACAATGGATGCTCAAAGATGGACTCATTCGAAACTTGTTGCACAATCAAAAAACTTCTTCCCCCAGTTGTCGACTCCATTAGccctagaaaagcatgcatcAGAAATCTTCACTCCAACAATTTTCGGCGAGTTTCAAAAAGAAGTCGAAGCAGCTTGCTATTCATGTGGTGTTGGGGATAAAGTAAAAGATAAAACCTATCCAATTCTATACACAGATATCATAGATCAAGTTCGAAATAAAACGTATAAGGTTGGTTTTAAGAAGGATGATATTTCAGTGGTATGCACTtgcaagaagtttgaaagacATGGAATGCTCTGTCGACATGCTCTGTGTGTCTTTAAAGATCGGGGAATTCAGAAAGTTCCAAGTGACTACCTGCTTAGTCGGTGGAGCAAACTAGCAACCTGCCAGCCAATCGTCGGCCCTAATGGCCAATAG